One Bacteroidales bacterium genomic window, AAAAAGTTGGTATCTTCTTAACAGTTTAACTTTATCTTGTAATATTACACCATTGGTAGAAAGAACATCAATTAAAGCTTGTTTTTCGGGACTCATATTTTTTAAATACTCAAAACATTTTTGAGGATTTTCATCAAATATTATTTTGGCTGCCGTAGTATATACTAATTCGTGAGAATGAAATAAACTTAAAAAAACCTCGTCAGGTAATTCACTTCGCTTGATCCGGTTTAATATTTTAGTTGTATTTTCATTCGTCCATAATTTGATGTCATCGAAAGTTTGCTTTTCAGAATGAGTATCTTTTTTAGATTTTTTTCTGTGAATTCGTTCCAACATTTCCAAGGTGCGAGTAACAGCCCATGTACTGATCATGTCATAATCTAAAGTGATTAAATATCTTAAACGATCATTAAAATTCAACCTTTGTTGAGGAAAATATTTTGATAATTTCTTGATTTTTTGAATAGTGGAAATGTCATCAAATATCGGAACAATATACGGTTTCAAATCAGCTTGAATAAAATTATCAATCAATTCAAGTGCATAAATCGTATTCTTTCCGATAATATTTTTTTTAATTAAATTAATTATCCTCGGTTCGTGCAAAAAGCTCAGTAAATTAAAAAGAACTTCATAATTTGTTTCTCTTTCTTGATCTAATGCCAAGAATAATTTTAAAGTATTTTTTTCTGATTTTATATCAATAATCGAAGTAAGTATTCTTAATAAATTATCAATTACACTTAAAATTTTATCCTTAATAATTTTTTCTTCATCTTCAGAAGCTTGATATTTACAATAAAATAATGCCCAAATAACAGCTAATTGAATTTTTCTTGACGGATAGTTTATTTGTTTTACAATAAGTGATTTTGCCGAACTTGAACCCATTTTTGCATAAATCTCAATAATCTTTAAAATAACACCCTCATTATCAGTTTCTTTGAACATTTTTTTCAAAAAAGGCAAAGCTTTCTCTCCAATATCAAGCAATGCTGCCGTGCTTACATGATAATATTTCGATGATTTTAAAAGGTTCAATAATTCAACGATAAGTTTATTGGTTTTTATACCGACCGCTAATCTTATCGCAGAATTTTTTATAATTTGGTCTTCACTTTTAAACAGATTGACAACATATTTTTCAATATTATTAATATCAGGATTCTTAACCAAATATTTAATAAGTTTGATCTTATCTTTATTGTCTTCGGACTTATCTAATTTATCAAGTCCGCTTTCTTTTAAACCGGATATTTCACTGAAGTTCAATAAAGAAACAGCTTGTTTTGCACAATCTTTTACTTCTGTATTCTTTTCTTCTGCGAATTGAGTTTTAATTTGCTTGCTAATCCTGTCTCTCCATGTAGGATCAATACTTTTTAGAATTGCTTTATTTATCAATTCATCATCTTTTTTAATTAATGATGAAATATATGGTTCAAATATGCGAGGGTTTGTTTCAGCAAGCATTGTAACACTCAATCTGACAACATAATCATTGAATTTTTTAAATTTCTTTGATAATACTTCAGTACCGTATCTGTATCGTGAAGTATCATGTCTTCTTTGTTGACTTAATTCTTTTAAAATTTCTCTTAATTTATTTTTATAACCGAAATATAACTTTCGTGCAACATATACCCATACAATTAAAATCGGTAAAAAGAAAACCGGAAAATATTCTAAACTGAATCCGCCTCCGATATTCAATAATAAACTTAAACCAAGCAGAAGCGCACCTGCAATAGAGATTGCAAATTGCATAACAACACCGACTTTTGATTGTACGGCTAATTGTAAATTACTCGGTAAAGGTTGATAAAGGATATTAAATGCAGGATCGTCCAATCCTCTTCTCACGATCCTTTCCATTGACTTGTTTAAAGTCATTAAAACTAAAAAGACCATACTTGCTGCTCCGGCAGTAAACCCGAAAAATAATGAAACTAAAACAATTAAAGTAATAGTAAGAGGTAAAACTATTAATCCGAGTTTAACGCCATATCGAACAAGAATTCTGCTTGAAAAATACGATATTAACAATTCGCCTATTTTTAAACCTGCAAATACTAATGCCATAAAAGAAGCAACAGAACCGGCAGCAGAAAACAAAGTAGCTTCTTGAACCTTAATTGCAGAAAGGAAACCAAAATCCGTAATATAGATAACGGTCATTGATAATGAGGCCGATATAAATATTAATCTGAAATATTTATCTTTAATAAGATGCCTGAAATTTGTTTTGGATTGGTCTCTTGAAACTTTTAATACATTTTTTTCATCAGGAAATTTCTTATAAATATAATACAGAATAATTAGTGCCGCAATTAAACTGCCTATTGAAATAAATAATAAATTATAAGAAGTCCCAATAATTTTTGTTAATACCGGAATTAACAAATAACCTAATATAGATGCTATAACTCCTCCCATATTTATTAACCCGAAAAGCCTTTTAACTTGTACCAAATTTAAAAGACGCAATGCCAAACCTCCAGACTCTATTCCTGATAAAGATATAAACGGCCATGCCCATATAAATACAAAAAAGCTCAGGTATTCCGGTTTTACAAAACCAAATGCTAATCGTCCGAAAAGGATTATTATAAGCATAAAAACCAAGGCTGATGCAAATAAATATTTGCTCTTAACTTTTTGCTGAAAATGAGAATAAAGTGAAGATATAATATATCCGACAAGACCTGCCAATAAATAAGCATACGGTAATTGTTCACTACCGTAGTCCCTGATAAATACAGAATTAGCTTGTACAAAATATAACGCTAAAAACAAGCCTATAAAGAAAGAGTGAAAAAATAAAAGCAAAAATTTATTTACTTCATCAGACTTAAGCCCTAAAGTTTTTATTAATATTTTGTTAACTTTAAACATAATTTGTAATTGTTCAATAACAATTATTTTATTGATAATATTGATTTATCTTCCAGCATGCTGTTTATTTTTCTTCTCATTTGTTTAATCTCTTTTTCTTTTGTAATTATGGCCTCATTAAACTCTTTTTTTTCTTCAACAAGTTTATTATATCCGTCTTGCAACAGTGCTGTTCTTGAATTGATCTTTGTAGCATATAAAGATGCAGCAATACTTTCCGAGACCTTTTCTACAAATTCAATATCAAAATCATCAATAACTTTTAGTGAAGCCAATTCAATTACACCTATAAGATTATCTTCCATTAAAAGCGGTACAATTAACAGAGACTTTGGCTGTGCTGTTCCGAGTCCGGATCGAATTTCTGTATAGTTTTCAGGAATGTTTTCGATAAAAATTTTCTGTTTTTCATATGCACAAGCTCCAACTAAGCTGTCACCAATATTTATTTTTTTTTCTGTAAATTTTCTTCTGTTGTAAGCAATTGAGGCAGAAAGTTCTAAATAAATATTTTCTTTATCGTCATCATTTAAAATAAAAATACCCCCTTGATTAAGGTTAATATATGAGACTAAATTACTGATAATTGAATAAGATAACTCATAAATATCTTCACTCCCTTTTCGCATTAATTCACTAAACATTGTATATCCTTCATTAGCACGATTCCTTCTCTCGTTTTCAAGACGTCTTTTTTTCTCTTCTAATCTTGCTTTTTTTAAACTTTCACGCATATCCAATAATGAATTCCCTAAAATATCTTCATTACTTAGAGGAACAAAATCAGCATTTAAATTTCCCTTTTCAATATCTGAAGCAAATTCAGAGTATTTAGTTACTCCTGTTATAAGACTGTTTAACGATCTGTTCATATCTCCCATTTCATCTTTCCTTAATAATTTATCCAATTCAGCAATTTGTCCTTTCGACATTTTGAAAAGTTTTTGCCTCACATTATAGATTGAATCAGTAATAGATTTTCCGAAATAAAACAAGGACAGAGATGCAACCGATATTAATAAAACTCCGAAAATTATAATTATTGTAATCATTCTTGTTGTTCGTTCATTCAGTTCTTTTGTTTTATCTGAAACAATTTTTTCAATATAATCAATATATATTCCGGTTCCGATTACCCAACGCAGAGGTTCATATAATTTAATAAAACTTATTTTCGGAATTTTTTCATTTGTACCGGGTTTATAATAATCATATTCCAAAAAACCTTCTCCTTTTTTTTCATGGATAACATCTGCAAAAGCCTCATAAACATTTTGTTTAGTATCCTGAATATAAAACACTTGTACTGTTCCGTTCATGCGAGGATATATAGGATGCATTATTACGGTATAGGGCGGATCAACTTCATTTATCCATATATATCCTGATCCTTCATCACCAAAAGTAATTTGCTCAATGTTTCTGACTGCATGTTTTAATTTAATGTCAAAATCATTAATCTTAACAGAATTAAACCGATATGAATCTTTAATGCTTGAATATGCTTTGTCAATCATATTATAGGCACTGTTCACATTATCTTTTAATTGATTTTTTATTATCTCTGTCTGTTCAAGTTTATAAGATTCAATACTGTTCAATGTTCTGCTTCTGTAATCTAATACAGAAT contains:
- a CDS encoding MFS transporter, with protein sequence MFKVNKILIKTLGLKSDEVNKFLLLFFHSFFIGLFLALYFVQANSVFIRDYGSEQLPYAYLLAGLVGYIISSLYSHFQQKVKSKYLFASALVFMLIIILFGRLAFGFVKPEYLSFFVFIWAWPFISLSGIESGGLALRLLNLVQVKRLFGLINMGGVIASILGYLLIPVLTKIIGTSYNLLFISIGSLIAALIILYYIYKKFPDEKNVLKVSRDQSKTNFRHLIKDKYFRLIFISASLSMTVIYITDFGFLSAIKVQEATLFSAAGSVASFMALVFAGLKIGELLISYFSSRILVRYGVKLGLIVLPLTITLIVLVSLFFGFTAGAASMVFLVLMTLNKSMERIVRRGLDDPAFNILYQPLPSNLQLAVQSKVGVVMQFAISIAGALLLGLSLLLNIGGGFSLEYFPVFFLPILIVWVYVARKLYFGYKNKLREILKELSQQRRHDTSRYRYGTEVLSKKFKKFNDYVVRLSVTMLAETNPRIFEPYISSLIKKDDELINKAILKSIDPTWRDRISKQIKTQFAEEKNTEVKDCAKQAVSLLNFSEISGLKESGLDKLDKSEDNKDKIKLIKYLVKNPDINNIEKYVVNLFKSEDQIIKNSAIRLAVGIKTNKLIVELLNLLKSSKYYHVSTAALLDIGEKALPFLKKMFKETDNEGVILKIIEIYAKMGSSSAKSLIVKQINYPSRKIQLAVIWALFYCKYQASEDEEKIIKDKILSVIDNLLRILTSIIDIKSEKNTLKLFLALDQERETNYEVLFNLLSFLHEPRIINLIKKNIIGKNTIYALELIDNFIQADLKPYIVPIFDDISTIQKIKKLSKYFPQQRLNFNDRLRYLITLDYDMISTWAVTRTLEMLERIHRKKSKKDTHSEKQTFDDIKLWTNENTTKILNRIKRSELPDEVFLSLFHSHELVYTTAAKIIFDENPQKCFEYLKNMSPEKQALIDVLSTNGVILQDKVKLLRRYQLFFSIPDFLLVELAEIMTVNVLSKGEKIFFNTNGNENILILIRGELKSDKNKGESLIFSKKIILTPGMNIDNKIEYLIASKKAIVLTTGRYDYFNLLVDNTKILQHIFDIIQD
- a CDS encoding cache domain-containing protein gives rise to the protein MKIRTKIPLFTSVTVLITILAITVYSVLDYRSRTLNSIESYKLEQTEIIKNQLKDNVNSAYNMIDKAYSSIKDSYRFNSVKINDFDIKLKHAVRNIEQITFGDEGSGYIWINEVDPPYTVIMHPIYPRMNGTVQVFYIQDTKQNVYEAFADVIHEKKGEGFLEYDYYKPGTNEKIPKISFIKLYEPLRWVIGTGIYIDYIEKIVSDKTKELNERTTRMITIIIIFGVLLISVASLSLFYFGKSITDSIYNVRQKLFKMSKGQIAELDKLLRKDEMGDMNRSLNSLITGVTKYSEFASDIEKGNLNADFVPLSNEDILGNSLLDMRESLKKARLEEKKRRLENERRNRANEGYTMFSELMRKGSEDIYELSYSIISNLVSYINLNQGGIFILNDDDKENIYLELSASIAYNRRKFTEKKINIGDSLVGACAYEKQKIFIENIPENYTEIRSGLGTAQPKSLLIVPLLMEDNLIGVIELASLKVIDDFDIEFVEKVSESIAASLYATKINSRTALLQDGYNKLVEEKKEFNEAIITKEKEIKQMRRKINSMLEDKSILSIK